GCGACCTCAAGGGTCTCTACGCCGCCAAACGCGAGGAGGCCGAAGCCTTTTTCGCCAACTGCCAGGCCCTGAAAGCAGACCTGCGCTGGCTCGAAACCCAGGGCAAACCGGTGGTAGCGGCGATCAACGGCACCGCCCTCGGCGGCGGCTGGGAACTGGCGCTGGCCTGCCACCACCGTATCGCGCTCGACGAGCGCAAGGTGAAGATCGGCCTGCCCGAAGTCACCCTCGGCCTGCTGCCCGGTGGCGGCGGCTGTGTGCGCATGCCGCGCCTGCTGGGCATGCAGAATGCGCTGCCGTATCTGCTCGAGGGCAAACAGGTGGACGCGCAACAGGCGCTCGACGCAGGCCTGATTCACCAGCTCGCCAGCGACGCCGAGCAGCTGCTCGAACACGCCCGCGCCTTTGTGCTCGCCAACCGCGGCGAAACCGTGCAGCAGCCGTGGGACCAGCCCGGCTACCGCATGCCCGGCGGCGACGCCAAGAACCCGAAAAATGCGCAGCTGCTGATGGTCGCCCCGGCGATGCTGAAACAGAAAACCCAGGGCTGCCTGCCGGCACCGGAGGCGATACTGGCCACGGTGGTCGAAGGGGCCGAAGTGGATTTCGATACCGCCACGCGCATCGAATCGCGCTACTTCGTCGAGCTCACCTGCGGCCAGGTGGCGAAAAATATGATCGGCACTTTCTGGTTCGGCCTCAACGCGATCAAGGCCGGCGCCTCATTACCGCCGGCCGCGCGCGACATAAACACGCCCCCGGTCGAGAAAATCGGCATTCTCGGTGCCGGCATGATGGGCGCCGGCATCGCCTGCGCCTGTGCCCACAAAGGCGTGGACGTGGTGCTCAAGGATGTCTCCCTCGACGCCGCGGAAAAGGGCCGCGCCTACACCGCGCGCGCGCTGCAGAAACGCGTCGACCGCGGGCGCATGAGCGAAGCCGATATGCAGGCAGTACTCGGCCGCATTCACACCACCATCGACCCGGCCGACCTCAAGGGCTGCCAGCTGGTGATCGAGGCGGTGTTCGAGGATCGCGACCTCAAGGCCGAGGTCACCCGCGAGGCGGAGGCGCAGCTGGGCGACGACGCCGTGTTCGCCTCCAATACCTCCACCCTGCCGATCACCGGCCTGGCCCGCGCCGCCGAGCGGCCGCAGCACTTTATCGGCCTGCACTTCTTTTCCCCCGCCGACAAGATGCCGCTGGTGGAAATCATCTGCGGCGAGCAGACCAGTGATGAAACCCTGGCGCGCGCCTTCGCCTTCGTGCTGCAGATCGGCAAGACACCGATCGTGGTCAACGACAGCCGCGGCTTTTTCACCTCGCGGGTATTCGGCTGCTTCACCAACGAGGGCATCGCTATGCTCGGCGAGGGCGTGTGCCCGGCCACCATAGAAAATGCCGCCGCGCTGGCCGGCTTCCCGGTAGGGCCGCTGGCGGTCAGCGATGAAGTCTCGCTGACACTGATGGGCCGCATCCGCCAGCAGACGGTGGCCGACTTCGAGCGCAAGGGCGAAAAGCCGCCGGCGCATCCCGCCGACGCCGCCATCGACCGCATGCTGGAACTGGGCCGCGCCGGCAAGGCCGCCGGTGGCGGTTTCTACACCTATCCCGATAACGGCAAGAAACACCTGTGGAGCGGCCTGGGTGTGGAGTTCCCGCCGGCGCAGCGCCAGCCACCACTCGAAGATGTCAAAGAACGGCTGCTGTTCGCGATGGCCGTGGAAACACTGCGCTGCTATGAAGAACAGGTGCTGCGCAGTGTGCGCGATGCCAATATCGGCTCGATTTTCGGTATCGGCTTCCCGCCGTGGACCGGCGGCGCGCTGCAGTACGTCAACCAGTACGGCCCGGCCGACTTCCGCGCCCGCGCGCAGGAACTCGCCGACCACTATGGCGAGCGCTTTACGCCACCGCCACTATTGGAAAAGCTGGCGCGGAACAACAGTGCGCTGAGCGACGACTGACCGCGTATGTAAATCAGCGGGCGCCGGCCGCGCCCGCGGGCAGAACAAAAACCGCGGGAGGCCCGAGCAGCGGTCTCCCGGCATGAAAAAATGGAGAACAGCGATGATCCCGAGAACCGTCTTCAACGAGGAACACGAGCAGTTCCGCGATACCGTGCGCAAATTCCTGGAAAAAGAGGCTGCGCCTTTTCATCACCAGTGGGAAAAAGACGGCCAGGTCGACCGCACCCTGTGGAACAAGGCCGGCGAGATGGGGTTCCTGTGTCCGCAGATTCCCGAGGAGTACGGCGGCCTGGGGCTGGACTTCGGCTACAACGCCATCGTCGCCGAAGAGATTTCCCACGCCGGTCTCAGCGGCATCGGCTGGGGCCTGCACTCGGATATCGCGGTGCCGTATATCGTCAACTACGGCAGCGAGGAGCAGAAACAGAAATACCTGCCCAAGTGCATCAGCGGTGAGATCATTACCGCCATTGCCATGACCGAACCCGGTACCGGTTCCGACCTGCAGAATGTGCGCACCACCGCGATTAAAGACGGCGACCATTATGTGCTGAACGGCTCCAAGACGTTTATCACCAACGGCCAGCTGGCCGACCTGGTGATTGTGGTGGCCAAGACCAATCCCGACGAGGGCGCCGCCGGTGTCAGCCTGTTACTGGTAGAGACCGACCT
This region of Microbulbifer sp. SAOS-129_SWC genomic DNA includes:
- a CDS encoding 3-hydroxyacyl-CoA dehydrogenase NAD-binding domain-containing protein, with product MKSIRLEKDSDNIVHLILDNPNASANVMDGDFTDSLHAVVQQLQGEDYTGIILRSAKKTFFAGGDLKGLYAAKREEAEAFFANCQALKADLRWLETQGKPVVAAINGTALGGGWELALACHHRIALDERKVKIGLPEVTLGLLPGGGGCVRMPRLLGMQNALPYLLEGKQVDAQQALDAGLIHQLASDAEQLLEHARAFVLANRGETVQQPWDQPGYRMPGGDAKNPKNAQLLMVAPAMLKQKTQGCLPAPEAILATVVEGAEVDFDTATRIESRYFVELTCGQVAKNMIGTFWFGLNAIKAGASLPPAARDINTPPVEKIGILGAGMMGAGIACACAHKGVDVVLKDVSLDAAEKGRAYTARALQKRVDRGRMSEADMQAVLGRIHTTIDPADLKGCQLVIEAVFEDRDLKAEVTREAEAQLGDDAVFASNTSTLPITGLARAAERPQHFIGLHFFSPADKMPLVEIICGEQTSDETLARAFAFVLQIGKTPIVVNDSRGFFTSRVFGCFTNEGIAMLGEGVCPATIENAAALAGFPVGPLAVSDEVSLTLMGRIRQQTVADFERKGEKPPAHPADAAIDRMLELGRAGKAAGGGFYTYPDNGKKHLWSGLGVEFPPAQRQPPLEDVKERLLFAMAVETLRCYEEQVLRSVRDANIGSIFGIGFPPWTGGALQYVNQYGPADFRARAQELADHYGERFTPPPLLEKLARNNSALSDD
- a CDS encoding acyl-CoA dehydrogenase family protein, producing MIPRTVFNEEHEQFRDTVRKFLEKEAAPFHHQWEKDGQVDRTLWNKAGEMGFLCPQIPEEYGGLGLDFGYNAIVAEEISHAGLSGIGWGLHSDIAVPYIVNYGSEEQKQKYLPKCISGEIITAIAMTEPGTGSDLQNVRTTAIKDGDHYVLNGSKTFITNGQLADLVIVVAKTNPDEGAAGVSLLLVETDLPGFQKGTNLDKVGMKAQDTSELFFDDVKVPAENLLGGEGQGFVYLMQELAQERLGVAIGAIANAAAALRWTVDYVRERKAFGKPIAAFQNTQFKLAELDSELTALRVFIDRCLELHYDRKLDAATAAKAKLLATDFQCKLLDECVQLHGGYGYMWEYPVARAWADARVQRIYAGTNEIMKLIISRDLLKD